Part of the Streptomyces sp. NBC_01471 genome is shown below.
CGAAGCGGATCGCCGTGACGTTCTCGCGGCGGGTCGTGGCGAAGGCGGGGTGGCCGCGAAGCGCGGTGAACATCGTCGGCGCACCCATCAGACGGCTGGCGCCGCGGTCGATCGCCGCGAGTGCGGAGCCCGCGTCGAACCGCCGCTGGATCCAGACTTCCCCGCCCGCGAGCAGAGGAGCCAACAGGTTCGTTCCCAGGGTGATGTGAAAGAACGGGGAGAAGAACAGCTCGATGTCGGCGGGCGTACGCGGATTCCCGTGTGCGCACGTGTTCAGCCAGAGCCACAGGCTGCGATGCGTGTGGAACGCGCCCTTCGGCGCTCCGGTCGTGCCGCCGGTGGCGAAGACGACGGCCGGGTCGTCCTCGGCCGGGGGCGTGAGGGACTCGCCGTGGCTGTACAGCGGGGCCGTCCGGTCCGCGATGGGCAAGCGGTCGGCGGCGGCCGGCAACTCGACGACCCGGCAGCCCGTCTCGTACGCGAGGGACGCGTGGGCGGGGTCAGCGATCACGACGCCCGGGCGGAGCGGGCCGAGGTAGGAGCGTGCTTCCGTCCCGGTCAGGCGGGCGTTGAGCGGTGCGGCCACCAGGCCGGCGGCCATGGCCCCGAGGATGACCACCGTGTGCGGTATCGACGGCTCCATGGCCGTCACGACCCGGTCTCCGGTGTGCAGGCCGGTGCGCCGCAGTCCGGCGGCGACGGCGTCCATCGCATGGACCAGCTCGGCGTACGTCAGCTCCCCGGAGTCGTCACGCAGCGCTCGTCGATGCGCCCCGTGCGGCCCGGATCCGATTGTCCGCAGCCAGTTCGGCAGTGTCAGTTCATCACCCACGAAGGTGCTCCCTTGGTCGTCAACCGGCGCAGTCAGTGCGAGGAGTTCCCTCGCAGGCTATCGGCTGGAACGAAAATTGAGTGCCATCTTCTTGCGTTTAATTGGTCGGTACACGCGGGAGGACGGGGCCCCAACCTCCCTCCCAGAGCACGAGACCTTGCCGTCGAACAAATAAAGGGTACTCTTTTTGGAGCGCCTCACTCCTCCGACGGGAGCGGCCGACGCAGCACCACTGGACGCGCCCGCTCCTTGAGCTGCAGCGCGGGAGGCACACGACCGCACCACGGGGAGGGACTGATGGAGTTCGCTTTGAGTGAGGCGGACACGGCGTTTCGGAGCGACCTCGTCGGCTTTCTGGACCGCGAACTGGCCGAGGGATGGAACCGCTCCGAGTGCGGTCTCGGCAGCGCGGTGTACACCGACTTCTCACGAGGGTTCGTGCGCACCCTGGCGGCCAAGGGGTGGCTCACCCCGCACTGGCCACCGGAGTACGGCGGTGGCGGCCAGGGGGCGTGGCAGCACTTCGTGCTCGGCGAGGAGATGTGGAAGCGGGGGGAACCCCGCGGTCCGCAGTACATGAACGTGAACTGGGTCGGTCCCGCCCTCATCAAGTACGGCACGGAAGAGCAGAGGAGGTCGCTCCTGCCGCCGATCGCCCGGGGCGATGTCTTCTGGTGCCAGGGCTTCTCCGAGCCGGAGGCCGGCACCGACCTCGCGGCCCTGAGGACGCGCGCGGCACGCGACGGTGAGGACTACATCCTCAACGGCCAGAAGATCTGGACGTCGTACGCCAACGAGGCCGACTACTGCTTCCTCCTCGCGCGCACCGGTTCCGTGGCGGACGGGCGGGACGGGATCTCCGTCTTCCTGCTGCCTCTGAACACGCCGGGCGTCGAGGTCCGGCGGATCGACGGGTTCGTCGGCGAGCACTCGTTCAACGAGCTGTTCCTCACCGACGTCAGGGTCCCCGGCACCTGTCTGCTCG
Proteins encoded:
- a CDS encoding class I adenylate-forming enzyme family protein encodes the protein MGDELTLPNWLRTIGSGPHGAHRRALRDDSGELTYAELVHAMDAVAAGLRRTGLHTGDRVVTAMEPSIPHTVVILGAMAAGLVAAPLNARLTGTEARSYLGPLRPGVVIADPAHASLAYETGCRVVELPAAADRLPIADRTAPLYSHGESLTPPAEDDPAVVFATGGTTGAPKGAFHTHRSLWLWLNTCAHGNPRTPADIELFFSPFFHITLGTNLLAPLLAGGEVWIQRRFDAGSALAAIDRGASRLMGAPTMFTALRGHPAFATTRRENVTAIRFGSAPSTDGFVRGLLRDFPNARIRAGFGATEFGSVMGFDHEDLLAGRFTGVGRPLPGAIVRILDGDGREVPAGVVGDLVVACPWQAHGYYGLPEETEETFRADGVHIGDHASRTEDGWVFIAGRRKEVIISGGENVYPREVEEVILRHPHVADAVVYGLPDGHWGERVEAGIVAVQDETVDLEELRGFCRADLAGYKIPKNLRLLDAIPLTANSKPDRRRVRAEALAETADTGAEA
- a CDS encoding acyl-CoA dehydrogenase family protein; this translates as MEFALSEADTAFRSDLVGFLDRELAEGWNRSECGLGSAVYTDFSRGFVRTLAAKGWLTPHWPPEYGGGGQGAWQHFVLGEEMWKRGEPRGPQYMNVNWVGPALIKYGTEEQRRSLLPPIARGDVFWCQGFSEPEAGTDLAALRTRAARDGEDYILNGQKIWTSYANEADYCFLLARTGSVADGRDGISVFLLPLNTPGVEVRRIDGFVGEHSFNELFLTDVRVPGTCLLGEENKGWDIVRRTLAYERVGAPRYARAALVLDGLAGWCRAAGLLTDPGVQEQFGDARALCEAARVLVYRVIDERAKAKEPSPMAYQARAAMVQAERAVGDLALDVMGTEALAEQSRGDAQFRNSLGAGIAAGSYEVQLNLISRLILKLPKG